The Salvelinus sp. IW2-2015 linkage group LG4q.2, ASM291031v2, whole genome shotgun sequence genome includes the window atatagacataatattgtTATGGCATGTTACTGGCATAgataaaatacactatatatacaaaagtatgtggacacccctagtggattcagttgcaacactcactaccaaattcCTGTTTGTTGGGaacttcgtgaaatgggtttccatggccgagaaaccagacacatgcctaagatcaccatgcacaataccaagcgtcggctggagtggtgcaaagctcgccgccattggactctggagcagtggaaacgcgttctctggagtgatgaatcacgcttcacgatCTGGCAggccgacggacgaatctggttttggcgaatggcaggagaacactacctgccccaatgcatagtgccaaatgtcaagtttggtggaggaggaataatggtctgggctattttccatggttcgggctaggccccttagttccagtgaacgtccacattctagacgattatgtgcttctaactttgtggcaacagtttggggaaggccctcctgtttcatcatgacaatgcctcttcacaaagtgaggtccatatagaaatggtttgtcgagatcggtgtggaagaacttgactggcctgcacaaagccctgacctcaaccccatcgaacacctttgagattaatTTGAAtatcgactgcgagccaggcctaattgcccaaaatcagtgcccgacctcactaatgctcttgtggctggatggaagcaagtccctgcagcaatgttccaacatctagtggaaagccttcccagaagagtggaggctgttataggagcAAAGGGGGTGACCAACTCGATATTAATGCCCCTGGTTGTGGAATGAGATTTGattagcaggtgtccacatacactacatgaccaaaagtatgtcaaACAGTTAACATGGAAGCTATAGCTAAACCCTAACATGTAGTTAGTGTGGCTTTcgaatccaaaaacattctcccATGTGCACAAATATCGTAAAATTATTCCGCTGCTTTCTCAGCTGTGAGTGTCAACCTTGCTAACGTTAGGTATATAATGTTAGCGAGCAAAGCTAAAGTAGCGTAGCCATTTAACCATATACCGTTTATTTTCACATGCCAATATAGCGTTACCTTTTTGAAGTACTTACCACAGAATCATAAATGTAACCTGAGACAGGTTTATCTCATTAATTCTCCTAGCAACTAATAAGCACactgttacggagtctagttgataggtaatcgactagttcgactgttccccagactccacgcgtagggacttgtacaatgcttaacaaggctattgaaTTTAACATTGGTGTCTGTCTATTCTTTAATCCGACATAACATACAGAAACATGGTATCAGAAGTGGCTCGGAAAACACACGTTAGTTATTTTTGTAGCTAAGTACAGTATAGCGCAGTTACGTTCCATATGCGAACACAAGCCGTTTCCTACTCACAACACTGATCAACTcgttgttagctggctagctagcatcacCACCTACCTCCAGACTGAAGGCAAAGAAATCTCCTATTCCATTGCTATGGCAGCGAACATTCCGCCACCAAATCacatggttctcacaggggacTGAATACTAATTGGGACAACTTCAGGGATGAATTCGAGGACTATGCGCTGGCGACACGGTCTACATGAGAAACCCAACGAGGTACAAGCGGCAACTCTGAGGAGTTTAATGGGCAGTGAATGCAGGCATATCTACCGGCACAATCTCACCCTCACGGCACGACAAACAGTGTGATGCAAAGGCTATATTGGATGCATTGGAGAATTACTTCAAACCCGCCAGAACGTCATTTACGAACGGTTCGTTTTCGGAAGCTGCAAACAGGAAGAGGGTGAGTCAGTACACAACTTTGTAACCCGTTTGAGAGAGAAATCCGCCACTTGTGAATTACGGGGATGTGNNNNNNNNNNNNNNNNNNNNNNNNNNNNNNNNNNNNNNNNNNNNNNNNNNNNNNNNNNNNNNNNNNNNNNNNNNNNNNNNNNNNNNNNNNNNNNNNNNNNNNNNNNNNNNNNNNNNNNNNNNNNNNNNNNNNNNNNNNNNNNNNNNNNNNNNNNNNNNNNNNNNNNNNNNNNNNNNNNNNNNNNNNNNNNNNNNNNNNNNNNNNNNNNNNNNNNNNNNNNNNNNNNNNNNNNNNNNNNNNNNNNNNNNNNNNNNNNNNNNNNNNNNNNNNNNNNNNNNNNNNNNNNNNNNNNNNNNNNNNNNNNNNNNNNNNNNNNNNNNNNNNNNNNNNNNNNNNNNNNNNNNNNNNNNNNNNNNNNNNNNNNNNNNNNNNNNNNNNNNNNNNNNNNNNNNNNNNNNNNNNNNNNNNNNNNNNNNNNNNNNNNNNNNNNNNNNNNNNNNNNNNNNNNNNNNNNNNNNNNNNNNNNNNNNNNNNNNNNNNNNNNNNNNNNNNNNNNNNNNNNNNNNNNNNNNNNNNNNNNNNNNNNNNNNNNNNNNNNNNNNNNNNNNNNNNNNNNNNNNNNNNNNNNNNNNNNNNNNNNNNNNNNNNNNNNNNNNNNNNNNNNNNNNNNNNNNNNNNNNNNNNNNNNNNNNNNNNNNNNNNNNNNNNNNNNNNNNNNNNNNNNNNNNNNNNNNNNNNNNNNNNNNNNNNNNNNNNNNNNNNNNNNNNNNNNNNNNNNNNNNNNNNNNNNNNNNNNNNNNNNNNNNNNNNNNNNNNNNNNNNNNNNNNNNNNNNNNNNNNNNNNNNNNNNNNNNNNNNNNNNNNNNNNNNNNNNNNNNNNNNNNNNNNNNNNNNNNNNNNNNNNNNNNNNNNNNNNNNNNNNNNNNNNNNNNNNNNNNNNNNNNNNNNNNNNNNNNNNNNNNNNNNNNNNNNNNNNNNNNNNNNNNNNNNNNNNNNNNNNNNNNNNNNNNNNNNNNNNNNNNNNNNNNNNNNNNNNNNNNNNNNNNNNNNNNNNNNNNNNNNNNNNNNNNNNNNNNNNNNNNNNNNNNNNNNNNNNNNNNNNNNNNNNNNNNNNNNNNNNNNNNNNNNNNNNNNNNNNNNNNNNNNNNNNNNNNNNNNNNNNNNNNNNNNNNNNNNNNNNNNNNNNNNNNNNNNNNNNNNNNNNNNNNNNNNNNNNNNNNNNNNNNNNNNNNNNNNNNNNNNNNNNNNNNNNNNNNNNNNNNNNNNNNNNNNNNNNNNNNNNNNNNNNNNNNNNNNNNNNNNNNNNNNNNNNNNNNNNNNNNNNNNNNNNNNNNNNNNNNNNNNNNNNNNNNNNNNNNNNNNNNNNNNNNNNNNNNNNNNNNNNNNNNNNNNNNNNNNNNNNNNNNNNNNNNNNNNNNNNNNNNNNNNNNNNNNNNNNNNNNNNNNNNNNNNNNNNNNNNNNNNNNNNNNNNNNNNNNNNNNNNNNNNNNNNNNNNNNNNNNNNNNNNNNNNNNNNNNNNNNNNNNNNNNNNNNNNNNNNNNNNNNNNNNNNNNNNNNNNNNNNNNNNNNNNNNNNNNNNNNNNNNNNNNNNNNNNNNNNNNNNNNNNNNNNNNNNNNNNNNNNNNNNNNNNNNNNNNNNNNNNNNNNNNNNNNNNNNNNNNNNNNNNNNNNNNNNNNNNNNNNNNNNNNNNNNNNNNNNNNNNNNNNNNNNNNNNNNNNNNNNNNNNNNNNNNNNNNNNNNNNNNNNNNNNNNNNNNNNNNNNNNNNNNNNNNNNNNNNNNNNNNNNNNNNNNNNNNNNNNNNNNNNNNNNNNNNNNNNNNNNNNNNNNNNNNNNNNNNNNNNNNNNNNNNNNNNNNNNNNNNNNNNNNNNNNNNNNNNNNNNNNNNNNNNNNNNNNNNNNNNNNNNNNNNNNNNNNNNNNNNNNNNNNNNNNNNNNNNNNNNNNNNNNNNNNNNNNNNNNNNNNNNNNNNNNNNNNNNNNNNNNNNNNNNNNNNNNNNNNNNNNNNNNNNNNNNNNNNNNNNNNNNNNNNNNNNNNNNNNNNNNNNNNNNNNNNNNNNNNNNNNNNNNNNNNNNNNNNNNNNNNNNNNNNNNNNNNNNNNNNNNNNNNNNNNNNNNNNNNNNNNNNNNNNNNNNNNNNNNNNNNNNNNNNNNNNNNNNNNNNNNNNNNNNNNNNNNNNNNNNNNNNNNNNNNNNNNNNNNNNNNNNNgcacatctatcactccagtattaatgctaaattgtaattattttcgcctctagggcctatttattgcctacctccctacatttccacacactgtatatagatttttctatttttattttattttgtgttattgactgtacatttgtttatgtgcaactctgtgttgttggttttgtcgcactgctttgctttatcttggccaggtcgcagttgtaattgagaacttgttctcaactggcctacctggttaaataaaggtgaaataaattaaataaataatgttgtagatacatctcaaggataatccatggaaacaggatgcacctgagctcaattttgagtctcataccaaagggtctgaatacttatgtaaataaggtatgttttttacttttaatacatttgaaaacatttctaaccctgtttttgctttgtcactatggagtattgtgtttagattgattcgattttttaaaagtccattttagaataacataacaaaatgtggaaaaagtaaaggggacTGAATAATTTGCGAAtgaactgtatatagacataatattgtTATGGCATGTTACTGGCATAgataaaatacactatatatacaaaagtatgtggacacccctagtggattcagttgcaacactcactaccaaattcCTGTTTGTTGGGaacttcgtgaaatgggtttccatggccgagaaaccagacacatgcctaagatcaccatgcacaataccaagcgtcggctggagtggtgcaaagctcgccgccattggactctggagcagtggaaacgcgttctctggagtgatgaatcacgcttcacgatCTGGCAggccgacggacgaatctggttttggcgaatggcaggagaacactacctgccccaatgcatagtgccaaatgtcaagtttggtggaggaggaataatggtctgggctattttccatggttcgggctaggccccttagttccagtgaacgtccacattctagacgattatgtgcttctaactttgtggcaacagtttggggaaggccctcctgtttcatcatgacaatgcctcttcacaaagtgaggtccatatagaaatggtttgtcgagatcggtgtggaagaacttgactggcctgcacaaagccctgacctcaaccccatcgaacacctttgagattaatTTGAAtatcgactgcgagccaggcctaattgcccaaaatcagtgcccgacctcactaatgctcttgtggctggatggaagcaagtccctgcagcaatgttccaacatctagtggaaagccttcccagaagagtggaggctgttataggagcAAAGGGGGTGACCAACTCGATATTAATGCCCCTGGTTGTGGAATGAGATTTGattagcaggtgtccacatacactacatgaccaaaagtatgtcaaACAGTTAACATGGAAGCTATAGCTAAACCCTAACATGTAGTTAGTGTGGCTTTcgaatccaaaaacattctcccATGTGCACAAATATCGTAAAATTATTCCGCTGCTTTCTCAGCTGTGAGTGTCAACCTTGCTAACGTTAGGTATATAATGTTAGCGAGCAAAGCTAAAGTAGCGTAGCCATTTAACCATATACCGTTTATTTTCACATGCCAATATAGCGTTACCTTTTTGAAGTACTTACCACAGAATCATAAATGTAACCTGAGACAGGTTTATCTCATTAATTCTCCTAGCAACTAATAAGCACactgttacggagtctagttgataggtaatcgactagttcgactgttccccagactccacgcgtagggacttgtacaatgcttaacaaggctattgaatttaacattggtgtctgtctttattctttaatccgacataacatacagaaacacacaccgcTATAATACAGTCCTTTCTGTGGAATTGAGGAAGTTCTGATTCCATTTGGAATTATGGTGTTGATCATCTTTTGTCCACCAGGGAGCAGTCGATGATTAGCTAAACTAAATCGTTCATAAACCTCCAGCCAGATACTTCTCCCACGAAGGTTGAGAAGAGGACGTtaataattaaatacataaatatttagGTAGTCACAAATGGTAGGGGGGAACTTTCTAGTGCTGATGTTATTAATTACGACAATTTGCAGGTGGAAATGTAGCCAGGATTGATAGTAAATTGCTGCACTGTGTTTACcagcatatatttttttattagtaCGCCTGATGTATACATTCCTGTAGATATTAAATATTTAAGATTCAGTTTCTGACGAGTGTGCAGTGcactttatttaaatgtttaccGTTATGATATTACACTCCACCACAGTAGGTGGCGATATTGAAGCATGTTCAATGCGGCTGCTGTTGTGTTGAACATAAAGCCATTTTCTTGTTGGTTGGAGAGTGACTGGGATGTGCTGAAACACATCAGACAGAGTTGTTATAAAGGATTTTTGAAGAGTTTTTACCACAATGAGTTCAATTGGAACTGGGGTAAGTTTTTTTTATGctaacaaataaaatgtttggTAACTTGTTAGCCTCGGCTCACCTTAGCCAGGCTAGCAACAAAGTTAGCCAACTTGCTAGCTGTGACTGCTCTGTGCTAGTTTTAGGTTTCAGTAGATAACtagctaataatacatttaatcacGTCATTCGTGTAAGATCTATAATCGTATATAGTGGTGAAGTACATTTTACACTGGGTATTGTTACCTAGCTGTTCTTGCCTTGCAGTACTACTGTTAGTTTGATACTAAGCCATGTTGTCATGCCTGCTGTGCTGAGTCACTTGCACTAcaggctagttagctacagtagcaatGCTGGCTAAGCTAAATCGAAATTGAAACCAATTCAACTGATTTGGTGTAGGAGAGCTACCGATATCCAATCTATCAACAAATGTTTGATATCACATTATATTTACAAGTTAGACACTGGAAGCCTTTAATTAGCTAGATTGacactcacacatgcactttCAAATGGCTCGGTGCTATCCGGTATCTTTGGGACGTCCCTAACCTTAATCTTTTTAAATTTCAATGTATGGATGTCCCAAGGAGCCTAGATTACACGGAGCCTTTCAAAGGGGATTCCTCTATTGTGAATCTAACAGTTACTAACATGATTTTGCTAGCCATTACTGTGAAAAGTGACACCAATGAGTATTGGTGAGATTGATGTAAAAGTTTGAAGCCTGGCAGTTCCTGTCAATGAAACATGTATGTTATATCAACAGCAGTGGTCATCAAAATATAACATCCAAATCTCCCTTTCTAGTATGATTTGTCTGCCTCCACCTTTTCCCCTGATGGAAGGGTGTTCCAGGTGGAATATGCCATGAAGGCAGTAGAAAACAGCAGGTATGTGATCTTTCCATCTTTTAATGTGTTTTTGAATGCAGTAGAAAACAGCAGGTATGTGATCTTTCCATCTTTTAATGTGTTTTTGAATGCAGTACTAACCACATGATGGAAAGTGACAGGAATATGCACAAATCACTTTTTTGTACTCAAGTGTCTCaatttgttttttgttctttCTCCTTACAGCACAGCAATTGGGATACGATGCAAGGATGGGGTTGTGTTTGGTGTCGAGAAATTGGTTCTCTCCAAACTTTACGAACAAGGCTCAAACAAGCGTATCTTCAATGTCGACCGTCACGTAGGGATGGTATGTATTCATCCACAGACCACATGCCCAGTATATGTGTGTTTACCAACAAAACTGATGTGCACGCAACCACATGGAGAAAAACCCCAATCTTACAATCAAAGGATTAAAATGTAAGCTATTTCATCTGCAAATGTTTATTAAACATCAAGAGATTTACCCATTGTACTTTATATGCTGTTTATTTCAAATACATAGTTACAGTtgcaggttagctagctagctcacgaTAGCTTCCAAaccctactggattggctgttgatacctagcatgCTGTCGGCTTGCTAGCACCAACATGGCGAGCCACTCTGGACGAAGCTAGCGTGGCTGGGCAAATCATCGCTAGTTAGTGGATCTTGGCCCGTAACACTCAGAGTATTTGCAATGTCGTCCTTTCTctgctgtttactttgtgcattGCTGAATCTACCTTTTAACTTTTTTACCGATAGGCAGTGGCTGGACTACTGGCTGATGCTCGATCCCTGTCTGAGGTGGCCAGAGAGGAGGCCTCCAACTTCAGATCCAACTATGGACACAATATCCCACTGAAGGTAAAAAGAACTCTGATGCTCTTGATCAGTGTTTTCGCTCAAACTCCTCCTTGTGTACCCTGTCAGTTCCATGTATTTGGTCTGTTCCGTTACAGTActaccacacctgattcaactggaTAACTGTGACTGTATTAACATGTTTTGTCAACATATTCTGAATTGATTTGCCTTGTCCCCAAGTCCTATGGACAATTGACATATTCCTTGATTTGAGATAAAATACATACAGGtgaagttgaagtttacatagacttaggttggactcattaacttgtttttcaaccactccacaaatttcttgttaacaaactatagtgttggcaagtcggttaggacatctactttgtgcatgacacaagtaatttttccaacaattgtttacagacagattatttcacttataattcactgtatcacaattccagtgggtcagaagtttacatacactaagttgactgtgcatttaaacagcgttgcaaaattccagaaaatgatgtcatggctttagaagcttctgataggctaattgacatcatttgagtcaattggagatgtacctgtggatgtatttcaaggcctaccttcaaactcagtgcctctttgcttgacctcatggggaaatcaaaagaaatcagccaagtcctcagaaaaacaattgtcgccatccacaagtctggttcatccttgggagcaatttccaaacgcctgaaggtaccacgttcatctgtacaaacaatagtacacaagtataaaSaccatgggaccacgcagccgtcataccactcaggacggagacacattctgtctcctagagatgaacgtatttgcgaaaagtgcaaatcaatccgagaacaacggcaaaggaccttgtgagtaaaacgagtccaatgttgacataacctgaaaggccgctcagcaaggaagaagccactgctctaaaacggctataaaaaaaaaagccagactacggtttgcaattgcatatgaggacaaatattgtactttttggagaaatgtcctctcgtctgatgaaacaaaaatagaactgtttggtcacaatgaccatcgttatgtttggaggaaaaagggggatgcttgcaagctgaagaacaccgtcccaactgtgaagcacgggggtgacagcatcatgttgtgggggtgcttggctgcaggagggactggtgcacttcacaaaatagatggcatcatgagggaggaaaattatgtggctatattgaagcaacatctcaagacatcagtcaggaagttaaagcttggtcgcaaatggacagtgaccccaagtatacttccaaagttgtggcaaaatagcttaaggacaacgaagtcatggtattgaagtggccatcacaaagccctgacctcaatcctatagaaaatgtgtgggcagaactgaagaagtgtgtgcgagcaaggaggcctataaacctgactcagttacaccagctctgtcaggaggaatgggccaaaattcacccaacttattgtgggaagcttgtggaaggctacctgaaactttgacccaagttaaacaattttaaaggcaatgctaccaaatactaattgagtgtatgtaaacttctgaccccctgggaatgtgatgaaagaaataaacgctgaaataaatcattctctctactattattctgacatttcacattcctaaaatagtggtgatcctaacagacctaagacagggaacatttactaggattaaatgtcaagaattgtgaaaaactgagtttaaatgtatttggctaaggtgtaWgtaaacttctgacttcaactgtataatctcTCTTTACAGCATCTCTCAGAGAGAGTGGCCATGTACGTCCATGCCTACACGTTATACAGTGCGGTGCGGCCGTTTGGATGTAGCTTCATTTTGGGCTCTTACGATCAAGATGATGGTCCTCAGCTGTACATGGTTGACCCCTCTGGAATCTCATATGTgagttatttttggggggtttatcCCCAAACAAGCGCTGTCTGTCATTCATTTACTGTTTTCACACTACACGTTTAGGGACGGTTTCCCGGACCCAGATTAAGACTCATCCAGGAATGAGGCATTCTCTGTGGGGATTTTACCTTGAGCATGTGGTTTAGTCCTGGACTAGTTTTAATCTAGGTCATGGAAAATGGCccttttttttaaggtgtttGAACCTATGCAATGTTTGATTGATTGGGAATGTTGATTGATTGCCAACATAGATGTTGTATATCTTATTATTCAACCTTAAATTATGACCTGAAATTTGTAACATTAGGCAATGCTGTTAAAATATTAGATGACCACTTATTCATTATTTTGTTATATCAAGGGTTACTGGGGATGTGCTATTGGAAAAGCCAAGCAAGCCGCCAAGACAGAAATTGAAAAGCTTCAGGTAAGAATATTACTTGAGCCGAGTTTCTTAAGACAAGGGAAGATCTTGCTTAATTGTTTGACTTTGATTTTGTATGCTATTGCTATCAACAGATGAAAGACATGACCTGCAGGGAGTTGGTAAAAGAGGTGGCCAaaatgtaagtgtttttgtttgttttattaaagGAACACAAACCCACACTGTTGTTCACGCTCATGAATAGCCTCCAATCAAGGCACTGCGTATTAAGTTGCTACTAACATGTACTGTTGGATGTTTTGTAGAATCTACATTGTACATGATGAAGTGAAAGACAAATCGTTCGAGTTGGAACTAAGCTGGGTTGGAGAAGGTAATGCCACTTTCCCATATACACATGTATTTTTAAGTGTGTTATTGTCTCCCTTTGTACATCTGTACATGACAAATGTAACAAAGGCAGAGTTTTGTACCCTGGTCTAAGCCACCACTAGTGTACCGGGTTAGCAGCCATAGCGTTTTTGTAACAAACTTGTCTCTGGTTGTGAGCAGTGTCACACATTTTAAATCTGACAGTTAACCCAGCtcataactaggcaagtcagttaagaacaaattcttatttacaatgacggtctaccccggtcaaaccctaacgacgctgggccaattgtgtgccaccctatggggctcccgagtggcgcggcggtctaaggcactgcatctccgtgctagaggcatcactacagaccctggttcggttccaggctgtttcacaactgtccgtgattgggagtccatagggcgttgtccgggttagggtttggtcggggtaggccgtcattgtaaataagaaattgttcttaaccgacttgcctagttaaataaaataacaaagtgaTGTATGGCAAGCATGTGCTATAAGGGGTTATGATTCTGTTAGATACTCAATCTAGCTATCACCTGGTCTAGTCAAATTGATCGCAGCTGGATGTTCTGCTTGAACTGAGCAGTGCAACTTATGACCTTCATGTCCCTTCACCAGTGACAAATGGAAAACATGAGCTGGTTCCAAAAGACATcagggaggaggcagagaagtACGCTAAGGTATGTACCACGACTACCattcattcatttttattttccatGGCATTTCTGTGACACTGTATTCTAACCAAAAATACGTCTGTGGTTTGAACTCGAGTCTCCTGTGCGCCACACGACTTGAGTTAGCTTGCTGAGCTAAAGCCCAAGCTTTAGCCCAGGGAGCCAACTCAAGTCTTCAGGTCCCAGGCAAGGTTACCCATCACGTGAGAATGGTTCACTGAACCACTTCCATTATATCTGTCTTGCTGATTCGCAATGCCTTATGCTTCCACCATAGGATTCCTTGGAGGAGGAAGATGACTCTGATGAAGACAACATGTAAACTCATTTCTGTGATTTCTCCACCCGTCACACACCTACTGACAGGATGGCTCTCCAAGAGGCACAAGTTGTTTTGTAATTAATGGACCATTCATGTCATTTCTTCCCTTTTTGGGTTTGATGGATTTCAGCCTTGAAATAAAAGTTGAAGATAAGCACTGTTTATACTAAAAGCATCTTTGGCCTTTTTTTTGTGAGACACTAAATGCTGTCAAGGGTTTGCCTCTGTCATTTGATTTTGTAATTGTGTGTATTTAGCACATAATATCTCAAGGACGGTCACTTGATCCTTCTGGTGGTGCCAGTTGTGGAAGAAGACCAAGACTCTATTTCAGTGCAGTGTGATATGTTTCAAGTATGACTCAGTGACCCGAAGGGCAAAAGTCTCCACATTGACCTCCAACTCCATGCCAGCCTCATCTGATTCTATCCCTGCTTGGATAcaattta containing:
- the LOC111963467 gene encoding proteasome subunit alpha type-3 isoform X1, whose translation is MSSIGTGYDLSASTFSPDGRVFQVEYAMKAVENSSTAIGIRCKDGVVFGVEKLVLSKLYEQGSNKRIFNVDRHVGMAVAGLLADARSLSEVAREEASNFRSNYGHNIPLKHLSERVAMYVHAYTLYSAVRPFGCSFILGSYDQDDGPQLYMVDPSGISYGYWGCAIGKAKQAAKTEIEKLQMKDMTCRELVKEVAKIIYIVHDEVKDKSFELELSWVGEVTNGKHELVPKDIREEAEKYAKDSLEEEDDSDEDNM
- the LOC111963467 gene encoding proteasome subunit alpha type-3 isoform X2 is translated as MAVAGLLADARSLSEVAREEASNFRSNYGHNIPLKHLSERVAMYVHAYTLYSAVRPFGCSFILGSYDQDDGPQLYMVDPSGISYGYWGCAIGKAKQAAKTEIEKLQMKDMTCRELVKEVAKIIYIVHDEVKDKSFELELSWVGEVTNGKHELVPKDIREEAEKYAKDSLEEEDDSDEDNM